A window of Salmo trutta chromosome 31, fSalTru1.1, whole genome shotgun sequence contains these coding sequences:
- the LOC115169309 gene encoding putative protein TPRXL isoform X3 has translation MLLCGFYFHFYFHVSFLILFTFLFCLFLFIHHTIHLALHSFAFLLNIHPVHRANVSPFFFSLYSSSPYSLHVFSFIQDLTDDSNDLFPTSFYLPSSSPTSDSPPPSLSHDSFSQSKSLMPTMSGSGSGLSASTSLPATSPPAIFSFSIPYPSDLTITPSPYSSSSSPSTSSPSPSPSPSPPPANVPSTSLSNSLFPDLPLSHEPLPPSSSDSSYPSSSSSSSSPPPTSVTLSVAPPSSVSLTPSSVPIQLNGVYSFTDGPDNIADPTAMSTSSGVDHAVIGGVVAVIVFILLCLLIVLGRYLIRHKGTYLTHEAKGSDDAPDADTAIINAEGGHSGAEDKKEYFI, from the exons atgttgttGTGTGGTTTCTACTTCCACTTTTACTTTCACGTTTCTTTTCTGATTTTATTTACATTTCTTTTCTGTTTATTTCTCTTTATCCACCACACCATCCACCTCGCGCTTCACTCCTTCGCTTTTTTGCTAAACATCCATCCTGTACACCGTGCCAATGTCTcgcctttctttttctctctctactcctcctctccatATTCCCTTCATGTCTTCTCCTTTATCCAAGACCTGACAGATGATTCAAACGACCTCTTCCCTACCTCTTTCTATCTACCCTCCTCTTCTCCGACTTCTGactccccccctccttctctttctcatgATTCTTTCTCTCAATCCAAATCTCTTATGCCAACAATGTCTGGCTCCGGGTCCGGGTTGTCTGCCTCCACATCCCTACCTGCCACTTCTCCTCCTGCTATCTTCTCCTTCTCTATCCCGTACCCATCTGACCTTACTATCACCCCTTCCCCTtattcctcctcttcatccccctctacctcttctccctctccttctccctctccctctcctcctcctgccaaTGTTCCATCTACCTctctttccaactctctcttcCCTGATCTTCCACTGTCTCACGAaccccttcccccctcctcctctgacTCCTCCTacccctcttcttcttcctcctcttcttcccctcctcctACCAGCGTTACTCTCTCTGTCGCTCCCCCCTCCTccgtctccctcactccctcctcagTTCCCATACAGCTGAATGGAGTTTACAGTTTCACAG ATGGTCCAGACAACATTGCAG accccACTGCCATGTCTACCTCTTCAGGAGTGGACCATGCTGTGATTGGAGGAGTGGTGGCGGTCATCGTCTTCATCCTGCTCTGTCTGCTCATCGTCTTGGGCAGATACCTCATCAGACACAAAG GGACATATCTTACCCATGAGGCCAAGGGCTCCGATGATGCTCCCGACGCCGACACGGCTATCATCAACGCCGAGGGCGGCCATTCCGGAGCGGAGGACAAGAAAGAGTACTTCATCTAG
- the LOC115169309 gene encoding cell adhesion molecule 3 isoform X1: protein MAFPSYPVTGLWTLSLLTLLAASVQSNFIVFDDDPMQPVTQDETVSVGGTVTLTCRVAESDNSSLQWSNTAQQTLYFGEKRALRDNRIQLHRSTGTELSITIGDIQLSDEGEYTCSIFTMPVRTARATVTVLGVPGKPQISGYEDAVQEGGKVTLTCTSSGSKPPAKLHWYRDQEELTGRPDVVESNPGEPTYTVISELTLTVGRSDDNALIACAVDHPSLAPGDKGSEQRIRVLFTPDVTIQPESDLPREGGKFHLQCIANGNPEPISYLWQKKDGELPPLAKVDGSVLRFEMLNKSDNGMYLCQADNGIGKVQGQYTLLVQDGPDNIADPTAMSTSSGVDHAVIGGVVAVIVFILLCLLIVLGRYLIRHKGTYLTHEAKGSDDAPDADTAIINAEGGHSGAEDKKEYFI, encoded by the exons ACGATGACCCCATGCAGCCGGTGACCCAGGACGAGACGGTGTCGGTGGGCGGCACGGTGACCCTGACCTGCCGGGTGGCAGAGAGCGACAACTCCTCCCTGCAGTGGTCCAACACGGCCCAGCAGACTCTGTACTttggagagaagagag CTCTGAGAGATAACCGTATCCAGCTCCACCGGTCGACAGGCACAGAGCTGTCCATCACCATCGGAGACATCCAGCTGTCAGACGAGGGGGAGTACACCTGCTCCATCTTCACCATGCCCGTCCGCACTGCCCGTGCCACCGTCACtgtgctag gtgtCCCTGGTAAGCCTCAGATCTCTGGCTATGAGGATGCTGTGCAGGAAGGGGGCAAAGTCACCCTCACCTGCACCAGCTCTGGGAGCAAGCCCCCCGCCAAACTACACTGGTACAGGGACCAAGAGGAACTCACAG GTCGCCCTGATGTGGTGGAGTCTAACCCTGGTGAGCCGACCTACACAGTGATCAGTGAGCTGACTCTGACTGTGGGCCGAAGCGATGATAATGCTCTGATTGCCTGTGCTGTAGACCACCCTTCTCTGGCCCCTGGGGACAAAGGGAGCGAGCAACGCATTAGAGTCCTGT TCACCCCAGATGTAACTATCCAGCCTGAGAGTGATCTGCCCAGAGAGGGAGGAAAGTTCCACCTGCAGTGCATTGCCAACGGAAACCCtga gccTATCTCGTATCTGTGGCAGAAGAAGGATGGAGAGCTCCCTCCGCTGGCCAAGGTGGATGGTAGTGTCCTGCGCTTTGAGATGCTCAACAAATCAGACAACGGCATGTACCTTTGTCAGGCCGACAATGGCATCGGGAAGGTGCAGGGACAGTACACACTGTTGGTGCAAG ATGGTCCAGACAACATTGCAG accccACTGCCATGTCTACCTCTTCAGGAGTGGACCATGCTGTGATTGGAGGAGTGGTGGCGGTCATCGTCTTCATCCTGCTCTGTCTGCTCATCGTCTTGGGCAGATACCTCATCAGACACAAAG GGACATATCTTACCCATGAGGCCAAGGGCTCCGATGATGCTCCCGACGCCGACACGGCTATCATCAACGCCGAGGGCGGCCATTCCGGAGCGGAGGACAAGAAAGAGTACTTCATCTAG
- the LOC115169309 gene encoding cell adhesion molecule 3 isoform X2 translates to MAFPSYPVTGLWTLSLLTLLAASVQSNFIVFDDDPMQPVTQDETVSVGGTVTLTCRVAESDNSSLQWSNTAQQTLYFGEKRALRDNRIQLHRSTGTELSITIGDIQLSDEGEYTCSIFTMPVRTARATVTVLGVPGKPQISGYEDAVQEGGKVTLTCTSSGSKPPAKLHWYRDQEELTGRPDVVESNPGEPTYTVISELTLTVGRSDDNALIACAVDHPSLAPGDKGSEQRIRVLFTPDVTIQPESDLPREGGKFHLQCIANGNPEPISYLWQKKDGELPPLAKVDGSVLRFEMLNKSDNGMYLCQADNGIGKVQGQYTLLVQDPTAMSTSSGVDHAVIGGVVAVIVFILLCLLIVLGRYLIRHKGTYLTHEAKGSDDAPDADTAIINAEGGHSGAEDKKEYFI, encoded by the exons ACGATGACCCCATGCAGCCGGTGACCCAGGACGAGACGGTGTCGGTGGGCGGCACGGTGACCCTGACCTGCCGGGTGGCAGAGAGCGACAACTCCTCCCTGCAGTGGTCCAACACGGCCCAGCAGACTCTGTACTttggagagaagagag CTCTGAGAGATAACCGTATCCAGCTCCACCGGTCGACAGGCACAGAGCTGTCCATCACCATCGGAGACATCCAGCTGTCAGACGAGGGGGAGTACACCTGCTCCATCTTCACCATGCCCGTCCGCACTGCCCGTGCCACCGTCACtgtgctag gtgtCCCTGGTAAGCCTCAGATCTCTGGCTATGAGGATGCTGTGCAGGAAGGGGGCAAAGTCACCCTCACCTGCACCAGCTCTGGGAGCAAGCCCCCCGCCAAACTACACTGGTACAGGGACCAAGAGGAACTCACAG GTCGCCCTGATGTGGTGGAGTCTAACCCTGGTGAGCCGACCTACACAGTGATCAGTGAGCTGACTCTGACTGTGGGCCGAAGCGATGATAATGCTCTGATTGCCTGTGCTGTAGACCACCCTTCTCTGGCCCCTGGGGACAAAGGGAGCGAGCAACGCATTAGAGTCCTGT TCACCCCAGATGTAACTATCCAGCCTGAGAGTGATCTGCCCAGAGAGGGAGGAAAGTTCCACCTGCAGTGCATTGCCAACGGAAACCCtga gccTATCTCGTATCTGTGGCAGAAGAAGGATGGAGAGCTCCCTCCGCTGGCCAAGGTGGATGGTAGTGTCCTGCGCTTTGAGATGCTCAACAAATCAGACAACGGCATGTACCTTTGTCAGGCCGACAATGGCATCGGGAAGGTGCAGGGACAGTACACACTGTTGGTGCAAG accccACTGCCATGTCTACCTCTTCAGGAGTGGACCATGCTGTGATTGGAGGAGTGGTGGCGGTCATCGTCTTCATCCTGCTCTGTCTGCTCATCGTCTTGGGCAGATACCTCATCAGACACAAAG GGACATATCTTACCCATGAGGCCAAGGGCTCCGATGATGCTCCCGACGCCGACACGGCTATCATCAACGCCGAGGGCGGCCATTCCGGAGCGGAGGACAAGAAAGAGTACTTCATCTAG